CCGCTCGCAGCGGGCTGGTAGTCTTGTTTTTTCCTATGGCCATGTTCATGGAACTGCCAACGGTGAGCCGTGCCGCCTTTGCTTTTGGGCGATTGGACACGGCATTACGGCGACTGGAAAACCTGGCCGCGCGGAACGCGATACCTCAAGCCGATACGGATGCACAGGCATGGCCAAGCGGTGCCCCGCCGACCCTGCGCGCCGAGGGCTTGGCGTATCAATATCCCGATCACGGGGGCGAGGCAGGTTTCGCCTTCGGCCCAATGGATCTCACCATTGAACCGGGCACCATCACGTTTTTGGTCGGCGGCAACGGCAGTGGAAAATCGACCTGTCTCAAACTACTGATCGGACTCTACCAGCCGAGCAATGGGACGTTGTTACTCGACGAACGGCCGGTGGATATGGCCGGCTATCGGCGGCTGTTCGCCACAGTCTTTGTCGATTCCTATCTGTTCCAGCATGTGCTCGGTGTCGGTGAGTTGGACGAGGGACGGGTGAATCGCCTGCTCGACACCTGGGGTATCGGCCACAAGACCCGCTTCCAGCGCGGCCGGTTCACCAACATCGACCTCTCCACCGGACAGAAAAAGCGGGTAGCCATGGTGGCTGCATTACTAGAGGATAAACCCTTTCTGGTCCTCGACGAGTGGGCCGCTGATCAGGCCCCGGAGTTTCGCGCCTGGTTTTACCAACATTTTCTTCCCGAAATGCGCGCCCTGGGCAAGACCATCGTCGTCGCATCCCACGACGAGCAATTCTTCGCCATCGCCGATCAGGTACTGGTATTCGAGGACGGACGATTGCGCGGATCACAGCCACCTGCGCACATCGCAACCCACTGATGAACATCCCCCATTTGTTGATTGGTGAGAGTCCGGCGCAGCGCCGCCAGTCAGTGCTGTTGGCCGTCCTGCTAGGGCTGTCCTATGCGCTGGCCGGCACCCTGATTGGGCAGGCGGTGGCCAGTCTGCCAGGGGTTCCCGAACTGCGCTTGCTGTTGGGTTTTCTGGCGCTGGTTGCGCTCAATCTGCTCGTGAACGGCATGGTAATTTTCCGCATCGTGACCCGCATCGAAACCGGCGTAGCGCGTTTGCGCCGGGACTTGCTGGCGGGCCTAAGGCGCTTGGATTATCCGTCCTACGAGCGGCTCGGGCATGATGCCATCTATTTCAACCTCGCCACCAACGTGCGTCGGATCTCCGAGGCCACGGCCTTGCTCGGCAAACTTCTACTGAATATCGTCGGCACACTCGGGTGCCTGATCATGCTGGCCACGCTTTCCCCCGCGGCGGTCGCCTTCGTGCTGGTGGTCATGCTCGCGGTGGGCTTCGTTTACGTCATCAACCAGGTCCATATCGGCCAAGCGCAACAAAATGCCGCCGCGCAAGAGCGACGGTTTTTCTCCGGCATGGAAGGCATTGTCCACGGCTTCAAGGAGCTCAAGCTACATGAAGGCAAATGCCGGGATTTTTTCTCTTGGGAAATCGAGCAGTCCTCACTCGCCGCCGAACAGGCGAGGACCAGCGCCGGAATTCGCTTCCTGTTCAACTACGCGCTGTTCGCCCTCTTGTTGCTACTTTGCGTGGGGGTGTTGCTGTATTTGCTGCCGTTGCTGATCCCGCAATTTTCCGAAGTGGCGGTGAAAGCTGCGATTCTGGCCGGAATCGTCCCGATCGCGGTGTTGCGCGACTTGCCCGTGATTGCGCGTGCGCGTCTGGCCTTGGACGAACTGACCAAGTTGCAAACGCGCCTGCAAGAAAGCGTTGGGGAACCGGCGCCGCGCGCGCAGCAGCCCGTCGCGCTCAGCCGCCTGGAATTGAAGGACGTCACCTACCGCTATACCGATGCCGTCGGCGCAACCTTGTTTCAGGTCGGCCCCCTGAGCACCACGTTTCGGGCCGGAACCCTCAATTTCATCGTCGGCGGTAACGGTAGCGGAAAATCGACCCTGGTGAAGCTCATGACCGGCCTGTATCCGCCCCGGTCGGGACGGATTCTCGCCGCCGGACGCGAGCTTTCCGGCGCTGAACTGCGGGGTCTTGTGACGCCGGTGTTCGCCGACCCACATCTGTTCGACCGGCTCTACGGATACGCACAAACCCCGCCCGAGCTGATCCAGCGCTGGCTGGCCGACTTGGACTTGGAACGTAAAACCGACTACGCACAGGGACGCTTCACCCATCCGCGCCTATCGACGGGGCAGCGCAAACGCTTGGCTCTGATCGCGGCCCTCATCGAGGAGCGTCCACTGCTGATTCTCGACGAGTGGGCCGCCGAGCAGGATCCCGAACACCGTGACTGGTATTACCGCGAGTTCCTGCCCACGCTCAAGGCGCAAGGGCGTATCGTCGTGGTCATTAGCCATGATGATCACTATTTCGGCCTTGCGGATCAACTGCTGGTCTTGGATAACGGACACATTAAAGGATGACCGCTGGCGCACGCGAGCACACCGACGACAGGTCCCCCGCTGCTGAGACCGAAGCCCCTAAACGGGCCGAACAACCTCGCGGAGGACTGCGGTTATATCAAACGATCATCGTTGAAAGCCGTTACGGCGGGCTGCTAGCTTTGTCCATCACGCTGCTCTGCGGCGCGTTGCAGGCAGGCATGATTTATCTGATCGCGAGCGATGCCGAACAGTTGGCACGGCAGGAACTCGATATCCCGGATCTCATGTCGTTTCTGCTCGCCCTGAGCCTATTCGGAGTGGTGTTCGTGGTGCAGTTGCGTCAGGCCACCCGGGTTAGCGATCACGTAGTCACGCGCATCGCCCTGCGCCTGGCGCGAAGCTTACGTGCCGCCTCGTTGCCAACCCTCGAAACCGTTGGCCCGGACCGAATCATCACCGCGGTGACCCGTGATCTGACCACCATCGGCGGGGCGCTACCGCTCGCCTTCAGCGCGCTCCAAACCGGCGTGATGATCGCCGTTTGCATCCTGTTAATCGCGGCAACCAATCTCACGGTACTGCTTGTCAGTGGCCTGTTGCTGAGCACGATTCTATGGTTGGTGCGTCGGAATCATCTGCGCATGCGCCTCGCCTCGGCAGCGGCCGCCGAGGCCGAAGGTCGGTTTTGCTCCTACTTGGAACACGCCCTACTCGGCTTCCGGGAGCTGCGGATCAATCATGCGAAGCGCCACGATTTTTATGCCCGCTATCTGTTGCCGCAAGTGGAAGAGGCAAGCGTCCGGCGGCTCGAGGCCGGCGCCTATTTCGTGCGCCAGATGCAACTGTCGCATGGCACCTGGTTCGTGCTCGTGGGCGCGGCGGCCTTCGTCGCCCCCGCTTTGGGGGTTGCCGAAGGCGTGACCACCGCTGTGCTGATTCTGACCTTCTTGCGCACGCCCATGGTGGACATGGCCACCTATTTGCCCTCGCTCCTCAACGCGCGCCTGGCGCTTGAGCGATACGAGGATCTGGAAGCGGCGTTGGACACCGCGCAGGGGCCGTGGCCGGATGAATCCGGCATGGAGAGTTCGCTCGCGCAAACCGCGCAGCCCGAGCCACCGCCCACGTTCGATCACCTGAGTCTGCGACAACTGGCTTACGAGTATTACGATCCCGCTGGCGCTCCCTTATTTCGCGTCGGCCCTATCGACGTGACCTTGAAAAGCGGTGAGGTGGTGTTGGTTTCCGGGGGCAACGGCAGTGGCAAAACCACCTTCCTCAAACTCCTGACTGGATTGTATCCACCCGCCTCGGGCCGCCTGATGCTCGATGACCATCCGCTATCGCCGCATCAGGCGCGCGCCTTGTTCTCAACGGTGTTCACGGATTTTCATCTGTTTCAACGCCTATACGGCATTGAGGAGATCGATCCCGAGGAAACCGGAAGCTTACTGAGAACGCTCGATTTGACGCACAAGGTTTTGATTCGGGATCGGGCTTTTTCGACCACCGCACTATCGACCGGACAACGCCGACGGCTGGCGTTGATTGCCGCGTTGCTCGAACGGCGCCCGATTCTGTTATTCGATGAGTGGACCGCCGATCAAGACCCGGAATTTCGGCGATTTTTCTACCAGGAGTTGTTGCCGCAGCTCAAGGCTCAAGGGAAAACCATTATCGCCGTCACCCATGACCAAACACCCGTGGCCTGCGCCGATCGGCATTGGCGCTTACAAGACGGGCGTCTGGAGGAAATGCCGCGCGGGTCGCATGTCATGTAGCGTGCCGCCGCCCACGAGAATGGAGTCCGATGATAGACAGGCACAATGACAGGCTGGAGATCGACGGCCAAGGCAGAGAGGAGCATACCCCATGAAACAACGACCCCAACCCGTTTTAATGATTCCCTTGCGCCGCTGTGGTAGTCATGCCTTGCGCTTGCGTCTGAATTTTAGCCCAGAGTTTTACTCGCCCTATCCAATACATGTAGTAGATTTTATGCCACTGCTACCTAAGTATGGAGATTTAACTAAAGATCACAATTATTTTCAATTAATTGTAGATTTAATTGGCTTGCAAAATGCAACGATGGTGAAATGGAGTCGCGTGGCACTGGATCCGGTTATGATATTTGAGGCGCTACACCTCCAGCCGCGCGGCATTCACATGGTGTTATGGGAAATGCTTCTACAGGCCGGAGAACAACACCATGCAAAAGTGGTTATGGATAAATCACTGGACAGCGTGGTGTATGCCGAAGAGCTATTTGCAGCGCAACCAGAATTGCGTTTCCTCAACGTAGTACGCGACCCTCGTGCGCAAATCAGCAGTATGAACCAGGCAATTATTTACGATTTTGATACGTTGCTTAATACCCAACGCTGGGTCTCTGCCCACCAAGCCGCCCGGGCTTTACAGGAAAAATATCCGCAGCGCGTCCTGACGATACGCTTTGAAGATTTTATTGCCGATCAAGAAAGCATCTTGCGTAAAATTTGCGATTTTCTCAATATCACATTTCTTCCTGCGATGTTAGACATCTCTTGCTCCAGAGAGGCCCGAGAGATTTCAAGTTTATCCTCTTTATGGGAAACCAATGTATATTCGCCCATTGCTGCCAATATCGATAAGTTCAAACAACTGCTGAGCGAGATGGAGATTGAGCTTATCGAAACCCTAACTGCTGATTTCATGGCATTGTATGCGTATGAAAAAATCACCCCTGCCCGCGCCCAGGTTTCAAAAGCGGATATTCAAGCGGCTCATGCCCGCAGTGATGAAAACAAGAACCAGGCATGGGTGCGTTTAAAGCAGCACAATATGTATGATTACCTATTACGCCGTTTTCGCAATGACTATTTAGACAATCTAGCGCGACGCTTTTCCTCTGTAAATTTCGGAATCGGGTAGAATACAGCGCGCGGAACCTTAGGTGTGAGCTTGGCTTTTTCTGCGGTCCATTAGGTTGAATCAGTCCGATCCGGATCGATACCCGCTGCTTTGAGAAGTTTGAGCAGGCGTTCCTTTTCTTCGTGTTCGGCTTCAGCACGTGCCTGCGCGTTTTCAGCTCTCGCCTGCGCGGCTTGGGCCAGCGCGGCATCGACCCGTTCTTGAGTCTGTTCCAACTGCCGTTCGATATCCTGCAACTCCTCGAGAATATCGTCTTCAAGTTCCATCGCGTCGGTGATCTCTGGTTCTGCGGCGGCCGACCATCTCGCGGCACTCATCCCCCCCGCCCAGGCGCCACCGCCATCGCTACCATGGCGTGCTCGCGCCAAACGCGCCCCTGCGTGCGGCGGCCGTCGTCTTGGGGCGTGACCTGACCGACGACCCGAGCGCCTCCGCCGAGCTCGCCGCACCCCGTCGCGCACCGGCCCCGAACGCGCGCTCCCCAGCGCGCTACCTCTGGGCTGATATGTTTTGACCTGTCAATGTTTGGTAGTAACTATTGTTTAACCACCTCTTCTTCTTTGTCTTTTTTCGAAAACGTTGTTCTCGGGCCGGTGATGGCAAACACCTTGGCTCAGGGCACCCAGCGGCAGACTGCGACGGTGGATCATGCTGATATACGTGGATTGGGTACCACCGGACTTCACTGCGTCGCGGAGCTGGCCTTTCTCTAAGAGCAGGGATCGGCACGTGGGATGCCCATGATGGGATTCTCCCGCGCACCACCGGTATAGCCCAAACAAGGGTTCTCCACACCGGCCGCGGATGCCCTGAATCAAGGTGTCTGTTGGGTTCTCCATGGTTGAATCGATTGGGGTTGCGTCAGCGGGTTGTCAGCATTGGCTCAACATGCGGCCACTGATCAGACCGCTTGGGCGTTCACTTGAGGCATCTCCTGGCGCACGATGTCCCAGAGAAAACCGGCCAGCTCCCGGGCAATGGCCACGCACACCAGCTTGGTGTTTTTGCCGGCACCGGTGAGCGTGCGGTAGCGCCCGCACAGGCGCACCTGCGCCTTCCAGGCGATGCGTCTGGCCCCGGCTGAGGCGTTCACGGCCTTGCCTCGGAGATGCTTGGTCTGGCGTGCCGGGAAGCGATAGCTCCAGGCCGATTCGATCAACATGCGCCGGGCGTGGCTGTTGCCGGTGAGCGTAATCGCCCCTTGGCGCCGCCGTCCGCCACTGGAGTGCTCGCTGGGGACCAGTCCGAGGAAGGCCATCAGTTGGCGCGGGGAGTCGAAACGACTGATATCGCCCAGTTCAGCGAGCAGCACGATCGCGGCGAGCTTGTCGATACCGCGCAGCGCCACCAGGGAGTCAACCACGGGGGCAAGTGACCACTCCGGCAATGCGCGCATGAGCTGATCGGTGAGCTGAGCGACGCGCTCACCGGCGGCCCGCTCAGCGTCGATGTAGTTCTGTAGCACCACCTGCTGCCAAGGATCGGCCATTTTCAGTCCGGCCAGCCAGTTCTCATGCGCCGCACCCCAGCGCGTCTTGCCGGTGGGCCAGTGGTGACCGTGACGCAGCAAAAAGGCGTTGAGCTGCTGACGGGCTTTGCGTTCCTGGGCTTTAATATCATCGCGCGCGCGGCTGAGATCGCGCATGCGCTCCTGCTCTTGGTCGGGAACCCAAACCGCGGTGAGATCGCCGCTGCGCAGCAGTCGCGCGAGCTTCAGCGCATCGCGCCGGTCGGTCTTGATGCGCTCGGCGGCTTTCTTGGGAATCAGCGATGGGGCAACGACTTGGCAATCATGGCCGCTGGCGAGAAGCTGGCGATAGAGTCCATACCCGCAGGGACCGGCTTCGTAGCAGAACAACAGCACCGCTCCATCATAGGCTTCGCTCAGACGGGCGATGAGTTGCTCGATCTTCTTGGGCTTGTTAGCAATCTCGCCACGATAAATCGGCTCCTGACGTCCCGGCTCAGCCACCGCCACGGCGATGGTGTCTTTGTGCACATCCAGGCCAATATAGGCGCCGTGCTTGTGTTCCGGCTGGTTACTCCCGTGCAGCAAGGCGGATAGGGACGATGCGCTCTCGATGCGATCGGTTGCTGGGTTAAACTGCTTCATGACCTGCTCTCCTCAAGGTGGCTCTGTGTCGGTGGTTCTCCATCCTCAACATAACCTACATGCGTTGAGGATGGGCAGGTCAAAACATCATGTCTATGCTGCTGGCGCGGCTGTTCGAGTCGATGCCGCTGACCTGCCCCAACTGCGGCGCGGACATGCGCATCATTGCCTTCATCACCGAGGCCGTGCCCGTCGAGCAGATCCTCACCCACATCGGTGAGCCACCGCGTCCACCCCCGATTTCGCCCGCCCGCGGACCGCCTGCCTGGCATTCTGCGCGGGAGCCGATGCCGGACTGGGACCTCCTCCAACAGCCCGAGCCCGACGTCGAGTTTGATCAGCGCGTCTCCTGGTAACCGCCGTCTCTCGCAGGCGATGGTACAGCCCCTCTCGTCTCGCGGCGGCGCGCTGCAGCGCAGGTGCTCACCCCAGCACTCAGGAAACGCGCGCGCCCGCACTGCAAGCGGGCGTTGACGGCGCATCCCACCCCCGCTGCAGTTCTTCATCGGGCCAACCTGGACGCTCAGGGTGACTTGGATTTCCTATCCTTCGCTGGTGTAGACTGATCCATCGCGGCCAACCTAAGTTCCATGTGCTGCGGCAAAGTGTCGATGCCAATAACGCGATTCTCAGGGGGAACAGGATGAGGACAATTCAACGAGTTCTCGGCGCCATCTGCCTGGCGAGCAGTGTCTACCTGATTGCCGTAGGGTCGGCCTACGCCGAGAACTGCACGGCAATCCACTTCGAACCGGGCCATGACGCTGCCACCGTCACCGGCACTGCGCCCGCGGACGGACAGCTCTGCTACACGCTCGCGACCGGGACGGACCAGCAGGCGAAGGTGGCAGTCGAAGGGCGCAACATGATGTTTTCGATCGTTGACGTCGTCGATGCCCAGGATGACTACAGCTTCACGACGACGAAGAAGACCTATCGGATTCTCGTCGGTCAGCTGATGCGCGCTATCGCCGAGGAGCCTTTCACCCTGAAGGTCTCGGTTCGTTGAGCCGACGCTAGACGAACCTGAATCCACCGCGGCAGGATTCCGCGAACGCGTTCGCCGACACAGGATGCACGAGGACTGCAGACGACCGATGCGCAGCACCGACTCAGAGCCGATGCGCCGTCATCACTGGCGTTTTGCCAGAGTTGGCAGCTTTAATCAGGTCTTGCTCAAGACCGCCGATGATCTCCGACACCTCGGCGAGCTCGACCAGAAGCTTTGGGCCACCCTGAGCTGCCCGACCACCGGCCTGGAGTTTGACCAGCCGACACTGGATCTGTTGGATTCCGATGCCGACGGTCATATCCGGGCGCGGGATCTGATCGAGTCCGTTGCTTGGGTCTGCCGGCGCCTGAAGGATCCGGCAGACCTCTTCTTGCGCGCTGCCGCTTTACCTCTGGATGCGATCGATGACAGCCAGACTGAAGGCAGCATCTTGCGCAAGACGGCGCGGCACATTCTCGACTTCTTGGGGGAGCGCGAGGCTCAGGCGATCACGGCGCAGCACACCGCAGAATCCCAGCGCATCCTCGCTGGAACCAGGTTCAATGGGGACTGCATCATCACACCAGAGACTGCCGAGGATCAGGCCCTGAGCGCCGCCATCCAAGACATCATGGCCTGCGTCGGCGCTCTGCCCGACCGCTCCGGCCTGGACGGCATCGACCAGACCCTATGCGATCGCTTTTTCGAGGCGGCGGAAGACTATCTTGCGTTGTGGGAAGGAGGCTCCGCGAATGCTGAGCAACTGCTGCCGCTCGGTGACGGCACTCCGGAGGCGTTCGCCGCGTTATCGGCGGTGCAAGCCAAGATCGACGACTTCTTCACGCGCGTGCGGCTCGCAGCCTTTGATGCGAGCGCGGTTGACTGCCTCAATCCCTCCACGGAGGACTACGCGTCCGTTGCGCATGGAACGCTTTCCGCGCAGGCCGACAAACTGGTTGAGTTTCCCATCGCACGCATCGGGCCGACGGCCGAGCTGCCGCTGGCGGACGGACTCAATCCCGCTTGGGACAGTGCGGTCCAGGTGTTCCGATCCCGCGTTGTCCGCCCCCTTCTGGGCCCGCTTGAGGAACTAAGTGAGCCGCAGTGGCAACAGATCACGGCAGCATTCGAGGGCTACCGCGACTGGCTGACCAAGTCGAGCGACTCGCCCGTTGCCGCCCTCGGCCCTTTGCGTGTGAAAGTGCTGCTACACGGGCAGATACGCGCCGCGCTCGAGGCACTCATCGGCGAAGACTGCAAAGCCGCCAATCTGGCAGATGCGATTCAGGATGTTGATCGACTGGTGCGTTACTACCAGCATCTCGACACCTTGCTGCAAAGCTACGTGTCGTTCCAAGACTTCTACACGCCCGGACAGATTGCCGTTTTCCAGGCGGGCACCCTGTATTTGGACGGTCGCAGCTGCGCACTCTGCATTCGCGTTGGATCCCCGGACGCGCATAGCGAGCTGGCAACGCTGAGTCGCGCCTTCTTAGTCTATTGCCGTTGTTACCGACGCGGTGGCGACGAGACGATGACCATCGTCGCTGCAGTCACGAACGGCCATGCAGAGAACCTCATCGTCGGTCGCCATGGCGTCTTCTATGACCGCCGGGATCAGGACTGGGACGCGACCGTGATCAAGGTCGTCACCTATCCCATCAGCATTGGGGAAGCCGCATGGCTACCGTATCGCCGCGTAGGGCGTGCCATCTCGCAATGGGTAGAGCGCTTTTCCAGTGAGCGAGAAAAGGCCATCGATGAAAGCAGCGGCAAGGCCATCGATGCACTCGCAACCCGGGCCCCAACCAGCGGCGCAGCCAAGTCCAGCTTCGACATTGCAAGGTTCGCCGGCATTTTCGCGGCAATCGGCTTGGCCATCGGCGCAATCGGCACCGCCCTGGCCACGATCTTCAGTGGGCTGCTTAAGATGCACTGGTGGGAGCTGCCAATCGACATCGCCGGACTGATGCTCCTGATCTCCGGTCCGTCGATGCTGCTGGCCTTTATCAAGCTGCATCAACGCAACCTCGGTCCGCTGCTCGACGGCAATGGCTGGGCTGTGAACACCCGAGCAAAGATCAGTATTCCGTTCGGCACCAACTTGACGCGTACAGCCCGGCTCCCGAAAGGGGCGCGGCTCGTGCTCCATAACGCCGCCAGCCGCGCCAGCGCCCGCAGTGCAAAGGACTGGGGGCAGACCATCGTCCTAGTTCTTGGCCTGTCCGCGTTGCTGCTAGCGTGGATGTATTGGAACCCCAAGATTCCGGTCGCCGATTACTTTGATCAATGGCGGGCACGCCTCGAAGCGATGCAGGCCGTACAGCCTTTGCCGACGGCGGAGATCGAGACACAAGCGGGCGATTCGCCGCCCGCAGACTAGCGAGAGCCGTGTCACGGGCTTCGGGCCAGGGTTCGCGGTGCTTGATCGCGTTGACAGCCGCGATTCAATTAAGAGGCGCCGCGCAGCCGGGCCAGTTGCGCGAGCAGCGCCTCTTTCTCAGCGCGTTCCCGATGCGCGACTTGCTCGGCCTGTTGGCGCGCCTGCTCGGCCTGCTGGCGCTCTGCTTCTAACCGCTGCCGATCTTGCTGCCAGGCCGTGCGCTCGCGCTGCCAAGCCGGCAACACAAAGGACGCATAAACCGCATCCTCAATCAGCGCTTCCGGGCCGGGCTGGCGCTGCAGATCCTCGAGCCGAAAGCGCAAGTCGGGCACCACCTCGGGCTGCAGTATCCCTTCTTCGCTTGGGATCGGCGCGTATCGTCCAAAGACGTTGCGCCGATAGAACCGTTGCCACTGCGGTTTATGGTGCAGGATGCAGTATTCGCTCACCCCGGCGGCTTCGTATTCGCGCCGCTTCTGCTCGGTGTCGCGGGCGATCTCGGCCGGGCTGCTGTCAGAGAGGGCCTCGACGCAGAGGTCGAAGGTGCCTTTGTAGGAGCGGTCAAGATCCGCAGTTGGGATCGGGTTGCTGTCGAGCACCAGGCCCAGATCCGGTTTGCGGATGGCGATCTTGTCGGCGAGGCGCAAGCGAAAGCCCATTTCGAGGGCGGTCAGCCGGGCGTTGTCGTGGGTATCGAGATAATACTGCAGCAGCCTGAGCAGCCATTGATAGACCTGGATGGTCAGGGCATCGGACACCGGCTTGACCTCCAGACGACCGTTGTTCCATTCATAGTCGTTGTCATGCGCGTAGTAGTAGGCCCACTAATCGGCCTCGCTGACGCGGGTGCCAGCGGTTGGGTCAGCGCCAGCGGGCGGACCGGCGTCGAGGCCGAACGCGGGCGGATCAGTCAGGGTGACGGCGGGGGGTGGCATGGTCGTAGATCCTCCAATGTTCTATTGAGCGATCCATAGGCTTGACAATATCAAAGGCACCTTCCGAGGGCGACCCCGGCGCGGGCACTCGCATCCCTTGGGCAGATGGTCGATCAGGCTGCAGGCCGCTGCCGTGCAGGATGCGCTGCAGGTGATCGAACTGGCGCCGGTACTGGATCCCGATCAGGATGATCTCGCCGGGTGTACTGGGTTGTCCGCGCAACGACTTGAGGCGCTAGACTTGGCGTCAGCCTAAGCTCGTTCGGCCAGACATGGCACCCAAACGGCTGCGCTGGTACCTCGAGCGAGAGCCTCAGGCCGTCAGCGCCGTGCTGCACATCCTGCTGCGGCTCATCGAGGCCCCCATCTGCGCCAGGGCAGCGGCGCCGGCGCGCAGGCCCGCTTCGGGGCGGTGAGCTTCATCCACCGCTTCGGTGCCTCCCTCAACCAACACATCCATTACCACTGCTGCGTCATCGACGGGGTCTTCGAGCCGGACGAGGAGGCCGGAGATATCCCGCAATCCGTGCGCTTTCTCCCCGCCGCTGAGCTGACACCGGAGGCCCTCGCCGCCATCGCCGAGCAGGTGCGCATCCGGGTGCTGCGTTGGTTTGCCCGCAGCGGCCTGATCGAGCCCGACGACGTGCGCGAGATGCTGGCCTGGAAGCACAGCAGCTTCTCTCTGGATGCCGCGGTGCGCGTCGCTGCGCATGATCGCGCCGGTCTGAAGCGGGTCCTGCCGCAGTGTGCTCAGCCACTCAATGTCCGGTGTGTCGACTATTGCTGCCGTTGGCAGCCGAAGGCGCGAAGTCTCTTCCTGGCCGGTTGCTGCCGTTAGGGTCGCCTGAACTGACCCAAGCCCAGGTGGACGGCAGGCAGCCGCAAAAGCGGTGGACGAACCCGGTAAGGTCAGCGCGGATTACCCTGAGGAATTCTCCTGGAATGAGGTGACCGACAACAGAGTCAGGGTCAGCGACCACCTTCGCGGCCAAGTCCGCGAATGCCGCGTGGCAGGGTCGCGCGCTCGGCCTGCTCGAACAACCATTGCACTGTGACCGCGAGCACCGCGGCCGGCAACGCGCCTTCGAGAATCAAGCCCAGGTCGTCGAGCCGGATGCCGGCCAGGATTGGCTGTCCATATCCGCCGGCGCCGATCAGCGCGCCCAGGGTTGCGGCGCCGACGTTAATGACCGCCGCTGTCTTGATGCCGGCGAGGATGGTCGGCAGCGCCAGGGGTAACTCGATGCGGCGCAAGCGCGCGCCCGGCGGGAGTCCCAGTGCATCCGCGGACTCGATCATCGCGCTCGGAATGCCGCTGATACCGGCGTGGGTGTTGCGAACGATGGGCAACAGGCTATAGAGGAACAAGGCAACCAGTGCCGGGCCGGCGCCGATGCCAAAGAAGGGGATCATCAGCACCAGCAAGGCTAGGGCGGGAATGGTCTGAGCGATACCGACGCCAGCAAGCACCAGCTGACCGAGTCGTGGTCGGTGAGCCGCGACCAGACCGAGCGGAATCGCGACCACAATGGCCGCGAACAGGGAGACACCGACAAGGGTGACGTGCTCAAGGGTGCGCTGGGCCACGCGACTGACGAGACCGGAAGTGCGCACATCAGCCACGATCTCTATGCGCTCGCGCAGCATGTTACTGGCGACCTGCGACTCGGAGCGACCCTCAAGTTGCACTGCCGCATTCATCGCCCGCATCTCGGATGCGTCGATCAGGCCCAGCGAGCGCTCAAGCGCGGCCACGGCCTCCGGCGAGCGCTTGAGAAGATCCGCACGATAGAGCAGGACCGCGTCGTAGTGGGTGAACCAGTCCCGGTCATCGCGC
Above is a genomic segment from Thiorhodovibrio litoralis containing:
- a CDS encoding Uma2 family endonuclease, coding for MSDALTIQVYQWLLRLLQYYLDTHDNARLTALEMGFRLRLADKIAIRKPDLGLVLDSNPIPTADLDRSYKGTFDLCVEALSDSSPAEIARDTEQKRREYEAAGVSEYCILHHKPQWQRFYRRNVFGRYAPIPSEEGILQPEVVPDLRFRLEDLQRQPGPEALIEDAVYASFVLPAWQRERTAWQQDRQRLEAERQQAEQARQQAEQVAHRERAEKEALLAQLARLRGAS
- a CDS encoding transposase, which gives rise to MSFIHRFGASLNQHIHYHCCVIDGVFEPDEEAGDIPQSVRFLPAAELTPEALAAIAEQVRIRVLRWFARSGLIEPDDVREMLAWKHSSFSLDAAVRVAAHDRAGLKRVLPQCAQPLNVRCVDYCCRWQPKARSLFLAGCCR
- a CDS encoding ABC transporter permease/substrate-binding protein, yielding MSKRLTVPHWLLLAIVGLGLLTACSRPADEIVIGSKKFTEGIILGEVLRGLVADAGIPVRHRRALGGTRIVFNALVNGEIDAYVDYTGTLLHEILPEQETERKSGQMPGQKSAQEPGQDQTLQDRLATLGIRMAGSLGFQNNYALGMPEARAQSLGIARISDLLDHPELKFRFGNEFMDRADGWAGLRSFYGLPQTDVRSLEHELAYRALASGDADLTDLYTTDAEIPYYNLRPLRDDRDWFTHYDAVLLYRADLLKRSPEAVAALERSLGLIDASEMRAMNAAVQLEGRSESQVASNMLRERIEIVADVRTSGLVSRVAQRTLEHVTLVGVSLFAAIVVAIPLGLVAAHRPRLGQLVLAGVGIAQTIPALALLVLMIPFFGIGAGPALVALFLYSLLPIVRNTHAGISGIPSAMIESADALGLPPGARLRRIELPLALPTILAGIKTAAVINVGAATLGALIGAGGYGQPILAGIRLDDLGLILEGALPAAVLAVTVQWLFEQAERATLPRGIRGLGREGGR